Genomic segment of Arvicola amphibius chromosome 7, mArvAmp1.2, whole genome shotgun sequence:
AGGTGGCGTGTTGTGATTTACATAATGTATCAATGTGAACAAACAGTTGTCGAAGACTCTTTCAGGCAATATAGTCTctgatatttttgatatttatgCACAGTTAAGgaaaaagtaactaaaatttaACACACTTAAAAGATTgtcattctaaataaaataactatGAATGAGATATTTAGGGATTTATtatttaaagcagaaaaaaatgataatctGTTAATATTCTTTTCCacattaaagaatgaaataagaatataaatgGCTCCTGGGAATCTCACCCATGTCACAGAGTTCATACTCATGGGGGTATCTGATCGTCCAGACCTGCAGGTCCcacttttctttgtcttcctggtCATCTACACGCTGACAGCAGCAGGAAACCTGGGCATCATCACCCTCACCACCGTGGACTCACGACTTCAaactcccatgtacttcttcctcagacACCTGGCTGTCATCAACCTTGGCAACTCCACCGTCATTGCTCCTAAAATGCTGGTCAACTTCTTAGTCAGTAAGAAAACCACCTTGTACTATGAATGTGCCACCCAGCTGGGAGGATTCCTGGTTTTCATTGTAGCAGAGATCTTCATGCTGGctgtgatggcctatgaccgttatgtggccatctgcaaccCCCTGCTCTACATGGTGGTGGTGTCTCGGCACGTGTGCCTTCTACTGGTCTCCCTCACATACTTCTTCAGCTTTTTCACAGCCATCGTTGTGACTCCCTGTGTCTTCTCTGTGAGTTATTGCTCTTCCAATGTAATCAACCACTTTTACTGTGACAATGTCCCTCTGTTAGCACTGTCCTGTTCTGACACCTACATTCCAGAAACTGTAGTATTTTTCTTCTCGGGGACAAACTTGTTTTTCTCTATGACTATTGTTCTTATATCCTACTTCAACATCATCCTTGCAATCCTGAGGATCCGTTcctctgaaggaaggaagaaagccttCTCCACCTGTGCTTCCCACATGATGGCCGTCACTGTGTTCTATGGCACACTTCTCTTCATGTATCTGCAACCACGGACCAACCACTCGCTAGACACTGACAAGATGGCTTCTGTGTTCTACACGCTAGTGATCCCAATGCTGAACCCTGTCATCTACAGCTTCAGAAATAAGGATGTTAAATGCGCCTTGAAAGAATTCCTGAAAAATCCATGCCTACGGTTCAATCTAACATAAGCGTATAACTATGAAtctgaataaaatattatatatggtTACTTTTGTGATGAGAGAATTGCATGAAATATCACTTCAATTTAATTTCTCAGTACCATTCAGAGTAATGACAAAATTCATTTTCATCACAAAACCATGAAGGTTCTTAAAACCAAAACTACTCTAAAAGTTAATAGATGCTGTGTACtgaaaatgtatgtatgcattggTACAAAGACAGACTGTATAACACGAGAAGTATAGCCAGTATCTAGGAAGACACTGCATATCCAGGAACATCAGAAATCAAAGAGTTCGGAATACACAGACTTCAGATCAGCAGTCCTCAATCTTGGTTGGAACTAAATAAGAACCGGTGAAAGGAAGGTTCACTTCACACCATGGGATTCCTTGATTACAGGGACTATTGCAGTTGCCTGtgatgtttatatgtttatattattttatttattcgcGTCTCCTTGGTATTCCTTCTAGAAACTCAACACCATTGTCTCCTCCTTTTAATTTCTCaactcctggaactcattcatAATCGTTCACTTTGATTCTTTTCAAGATTGAAAATCTGAATTCTAAACACGGTTTCTATTGCCAAGGCTTTTCTGATCCAgactctttcatttttctttttctttgtgattgtcattgaaaaaaaaatagtcttccaTAGAACCTCCTCACATAAAGCTACTTATACTAATAGATTTTTTCCAtgtaaagtaatattttatgttactttatattataaaaaagttacattataaaaatgtttttttttagtaAAGCAATATTCTGTTAGATAATCTTGATGACAACCAGGTgtctgaggaagaagtacatgggagttTGAAGTCGTGAGTTCACGGTGGTAAGGGTGATGAAGCCCAGATTTTCTGCTACTGTCAGCGTGTAGATGACCAGGAACACAAGGAAAAGAGGGACCTGCAGTTCTGGACGTTGGGATAACCCCATGAGTATGAACTCAGTGACATGGGTGAGATTCTCAGAAGCCATTTAACTGCTATGCACATCTTCTAATCAATAGAAGACAAAAGTATTAAGaaatttttagaattattatCTCTATTAAATAATATGTAGTTAAATGTTTTATTGTGGATCAAtgcattttaaatcaaaatatttattataaaatttagtcGTTTCTTGCCTCATTTGTTTTAACCTTGTtgagactaatgagtcctggccttcagctgctcttcccttttagaaccttctaattaaagttactagaagctgtgcctaggttagaggatcagaggatgggattttcacctttggccattgactgcagtgtatttaagcctccatggtgctattaaagaggggcttttggttccagtgattgaaggtctgtgtgtcggtctgtctctgtgtgtgtattctcaacctccagccccttgaccgaagctcgcgaactggggtctaaCGCATAGAGAGCAGACAGGGGCCACGGTGTGCGGCAAACCTGAACTAGAACTTCATCAGAGGGTAATGAGTGTTTAGAAAGGTTTGCATTATTTATTCACGTACTTTGTCTGCTATAAGACTCCAAGGGTTACTTTAGTCTAAGCTATGTatgttttcatatgtaaaaatgcatacacacacacactcactcactcacacacacacacacacacacacacacacattcattcactaTATGAAGGCAATCTTAATGAAATCTCCAAATAATGAGGGGGACGGGTCCCCTCCTGGTCATTTCTTGTTGTTAAAAATCACTTAAGAACAGTGAGGACTGGGTTTCATCCTTGCCATTTGTTAATATAAATATGTTGAGTCACATCCCAGAAACTAACACAACAATAGGAAATGCAACTGATGGAAATGACCACCTGTTAGTCAAGAGAAAGGATGTCATCGGTCAATAGAGGACCAACTCTCCAGACCTAGACTCTGTCATAGTCTCACAAATTCCAAGAACATTTAATAttggagtagaaagaacaaagaattaaaaaccaTCTCAGAAGGAGAAATAAGAAATTTCTAACTAACAGAATATCAATtgctgtaaaataaatatatggttTCTGATAGAGATTGTCATATTTTTGttcaatgaaattaaataaaatagtgaaaataaatCATTCATAAATTATACTTAAAAGTTTATCTATTCAAAAGATATTAAAtgactttgaaaattaaaatatgtactgtATCTACTTCATAAAGACACGTTTATTTCAAGTACTTTTGTCAATTTTACAGTTGAGGTATTTCTCTATTAGGAAAAGATGAGACATGAGGACTGATGGATTCTTGATAATTACAGATATACCATTAATCTGTCATGTATTGTCATTTTATaaaaagttcataacactaaactcttatttttaaaagtaaccaTTAGGCATATGTAAATTGTTCTATAACCACAAACATGTAGCTTGCTTCAACACATGGTAGGATTCACTGAAAGTTACACTGAGAAGGGAATAAATGAATTACCAAAATATAAGATTCTTACATGCAGGCTTATGAATATTTCCAGTTAAATATAataacagaggaaataaactgaatgttgggTAGGATAATTTCTCAGCAGGGAAATCAGTCGGTCCCTGGATCATTAACAAATACCCAGTGACATTGCTGTCAGTTTTAAGATGTTTTGGGAATAATCAAGATATTGAATTCATGTTCTCAGATGCATAGTTTAAAAGTAAGAGCCATGTTGAAGGGCCCTTGATTGCAGTTTGGTGGCTAACCCAACAGAAGAACACAAACCCTTTTATTATTCTAGGTGAGTGGTTTTAATGGTCTTCATGGTATCAAATTAGATCAGCAGATTATTCCTGATGTCTTCAGTTTCAAGTACAGCCACAATTAGGGTCATCATATTTAAACATGTATGTGCTATTTTTCATTTActaatatttctgtttctatttattttcacaCAAATAAGAAGTTTATGAAATATGAgcatttttaatttgtcaagtAGAATGTTATTGCAGAAAATATATTATCCATATGTTTGTTTTAAGCAGAGGGATAATGTAAATTGAGTATAGATCTTCCcaataaaaaaggtttttaaaaggaGTTTCCGGTTATTCAGTGAAGTCATGTCACTTTCCCTAGTTTTTATGCAGTTGTATCTTCATTTTTTCTGAAACTGTTCGTTTTACTAGTATTATACAAGCCTAGATTTGTACCATTGTGACTCCACCCAAGAGCTGGCACAGAAACAAATAATATCATGGTTGTAGAAATACAccatttaagagagagagagagagagagagagagagagagagagagagagagagagagagagagagagaaacaagtgGGAAGCAAGCTCAAAACATATGAAGACATCTTTAAGGAAACTTCTAAGGAGTTGTTACAGAGAACAGGGAACCTTGAGTCTTGACTCATTCATTCCAGTTGTTTATGACTTACATATTATTTCTTATCACTTTAAATCCCACCCTCTTTTCAGCTACGTTTTACACTCTGAGCAGTTTAGGGGGAAACACAATTGTCCTACACAACAACATTTCTACAGGGCAAGTGCAAAATGACTCAACAAGCTAAGTGCAGAAGATAGAGACAGTTATTCATAGTCATAACTAcagtaggaagagaaagaaagtctcAAATGTAAGAATAAACTGTATTTAGGCTAACACAGATCATAACAGACAATATATATATGGCAGGGTACCAAAAAGCAAGTCATCTGAACATAAAGAAGATTGACCAAGCAGTTGAGAATCATAAATTATGAAGTATAATGGATAAAAGCAATCTTAAAATAACTAATTTTGTTaataacataaaatgtttaaggaaaaattataaacaattttgGAAATATAAGTAATCTTTCCCTAATAGGAATATACTTAATAGCCTTAATAAATAGTTAATTTATATTAACTATATAGTGAAGAtaatttatatagttatataatttatagttatatttatagttatattttagttatatatagtttttatatagttatatatttacatatatacaatgtgatAATTGGTAAAACTTATGTCACACAGTTTTATTGTAAAATTATGAATTATAGTAGCACAGATAAAATAGAACTTTttaataagtttatttatttattttacatcccagccacagtttcccctcccatctcttctcccattccatccccctcttcccctctgccCCCTTCCAATCGactcctcttcctctgtttctgttcagaaaggataAAATAGATATTAAGATGGCAAAAGTCTTAAGAAATCTAGCTTACTGGTAGAGATTGATTCTATCATCTGGGGTCAGTACTCAGTAGTAGAGGAAATACCTACAGAAATCATCAGAAGGCACACAATATTAATTTGTAGGTTGACATTAAAATATAGGACTCACAGATTCTCACTGCATTAGATGAATTAATGAGATATAGAATTTGTACATTATCACATTTTCCAAATTTGAAAGCTGAGACAATTTATACTGGTTCCATGTAATTCACAAATATGTACTGCAATTGGTATTTGTCTATTGAGATATAGTTGtagattttagttttattttatatgctggGGGGTGGGGCAACATTCTCTCCTGAGTTTTAAGATATATCCGGTGAAATGTTATTTCACAAACAgggatgtttttatttctgacatttttagCAATATTTATTCAGCTAGGCAGCTGAGTCTGATGTGCTTTTTAAGTAACTGATagttcttccttctcttgcacctttctctcttttcattgaCTACAGTGTTATtggtttttctcatttattcacCTCAGTTACTCTACGTACTTAATTTTATAGTCTAATTTAGTGGGATTGGTTGTCACTATCTACATAACGGGGAACCCATGTACTTCAGATCCTTTACACAACCCTTGCTGTCTCCTTGGAATTTGTGCTTCTTTCAGGTAAGAGTGAGACTGGTTAAGGATCCTTATTTTATTCCAGTCAGATCTGAAAGACAAAAGTGAGAAAGGAGCATAGGAGTAACATCTAAGTCCCTTCTCTTGTGCATATTCTAGCTACCTGCGAGGCTGAGGCAAAGGCAACATTGTTTTCAACATAGCCTACTCAACTAAGTGAAACTCTGACAATGATAAATAAGCAAATACTGGAGTTATAGCCAcatttttctagataaatatcatgTTTGTTAGGAAATTCTCCAAACTAAGCATATTAAGATGTTAGAAAGGGAAtagatttatctttttttgtatTAATTACAGCAGCATGGAGGAAAAGACAGGTCAATATGTTGAGtggcatacacaaagacacaaaaaataaattttgcattttcagattgatgaaaacaaaaaaaaaaaactgatctcACAACAGAACCGATCTTCATGACAGAACTGAAATAGAAGAAAGTTAATTAGGGACTCAGTAGGGTAAGAAGGATGAAAGATGGGAAAAATAGAGATGGACTCCAAAGCAGAGTAGAGGAAATTGCCATGAACTTAAGTGCACAGTTGGGTAGCTGTTGTCTAAAAGAATCCCTCACTTGTATGCACGCAATAACAATTCGTGGAAATGAGACAACGAGTTGAAAGGAGAGTGTGGTGGTTACATGATatggtttgaagggaggaaagggaagggagatatATAATCAAGGGagaaattataatctcaaaaattaaaaaaaaataagtatgagGGGAAAATAAAAGGATCTAGCcgatatttgaaaatataagatTAGCATGAAAttagtaatattaaaataattaacattttagGATGAAAATAGTAGTATTCAATTGATTTTGCTATCACAGGTTTCACACATGCCAAATTTTAAGTGTATACCCTGAAGCTTTACAAATATTTCTCAGTTTAAAAAATTGGACAGTTTTGTAACTCTGAGATGTTAGAGCCAGGAACATAACTCCTTTGCAAATTTAGTTAGGAATTCTATGATCTTTTTCCATATAACTTTAACTTTTCTCTTTTAGGAAGTACTAATGTTCAGTATTATaacttttacaaaatattttatcaatcATGATCTTGGAAGAAGTTATAACTGCAGTATTCACTCATATTCTCAAATATCCTTTATATTCCATTTAATTGCATAGCTTGCTTAATTTAATGAACAGATTTTCCATGCATAAATTCATCATCCCAGCCTAATATTATTTATTCTCAATGCAATATAGTAAATTatacttaatttactttttaGTCATAAaccataaatataatttattttagactTTGCTATCAATTATGCATTAATGCTATTTATAAATTATCCAAAATGGTTACTATATGTGTTTTTCAAATTGTCCTTCATTTTTGAGAGTGTCAGACATGTATAAAAAAAATTTGATAGAGGATACCCTTCATATTTTCCCTTCAAGTTCTCCCATATATTTCTCTGCACACAGCTCTTCCaaattcatttctgttattttttcctactttttcttttacatcCAACTAtggtttctcttcccttctctattCCCAGTTCCCACCCTACCTCCTCTCTGTACTCCCCATCCATTACTCCTTCATTTCTCTCCAGAAAAGTTCAGGTCTGCTATAGATATCAATTAAAAATGGTATATAAAATTGCAGTAAGGCTAGGTACCTCCCCCTTATTAAGGCATGCCTAGGCAACACAGTATAAGGAAATGCatcccaaaagcaagcaaaagagtcacagacagcccctgctcccactgttagtagTCTCACAAAAGACCAAGTTACACTGttgtaacatacatgcagaagGCCAgtgtcagtcccatgcagactccctggaTGTTGTTCAATATCTGTGCGCCCCTATGAGCCTAGGTCCGTTGCTACTGAGTTTTCTTGTGTGTCCTTCACTCTTCTGGCTCCAAGAATCCTTCGTCTCTCACTTCAGCAGGATTCCCAAGCCCTGCCTATTGTTTGGCTGTGGGCCTCTGCATCTATTTCTAtcaatcagttgctggatgagcctctctgatgactaatgaGCTAGACAGCAATACATAATTGTTAAAGACtatgtttaaaatcatttcatCTTGTTTGTAACTTCCTAAATCCCCTTACTGCAGCTCAAAGATGAATGTCTATGAGACCATCCACAGGAGCATGAGGAACCACAACcttgataaagaataattttatctCCCCCAGAAAATACAGTTCTCAATAGTTCTTCAGTAACAGGAAGGGCCTGGAGGAGAGTGCCTCCCTGTCTGTGCCAGGATTTCTGATGATTTCTTTCTATGCAGGTCTTGCTGTGCAGGTAAATACAGTTGCTAAGATCTCAAAAGTTTGATGGCCATGTCATGTCTAGAAGGCATAACGCTATTACTTCCTGATAAAATCAAACAAAGGAAGAACATAAAAACACAGATCTCTTATACAATGTGacaaactctgaatttttaacaGGTGACTTCCAGAATTACAGTGATCTTTGAAGATCCCTCCAAGTAAGCATTTCCTTAACAGTCTAGATGGAGAAGCAGAACCTCTCTGTGCTGAATGAATTTGTTCTCATGGGTGTCACAGACCTCCCTGAACTACAGGCTCCTTTTTTTGTACTGTTCTTTCTCATCTATGTTGCCTCCATGGTAGGAAATTTGGGCATGATCATTCTCACCAAGTTGGATAACAGGCTACAAACACCTATGTACTTTTTTCTCAGACATCTGGCTTTCATTGATTTTGGTTATTCAACAGCTGTGGGACCCAAAATGTTGGTAAACTTTGTAACAAGAGAAAATACTATCCCCTACAACTGGTGTGCCATTCAGCTATCTTTGTTCATCTTCTTCATCATTAGTGAGTTATTCGTTCTGGCCgcaatggcctatgaccgctatgtggccatctgcagcCCCCTGCTCTATACAGTCATTATGTCTCAGAAAGTGTGCTGGGTATTGGTGATAATTCCCTATCTCTTCagtgcctttctctctctgatcacCACCatcaaaattttcatttcatctttctgtGGTCATAATGTCATCAGTCACTTCTACTGCGACAGTCTTCCTTTGTTAACCTTGATCTGTTCAGGCACACGTGACATTGAACTCATAATATTGATCTTCTCAGCATTTAATTTGGTTTCATCCCTTTCTGTGGTCCTTGTGTCCTACATATTGATTCTAGTGGCCATCATCAGGATGAACTCCGCAGAAGGCAGGCACAAGGCTTTCTCTACCTGTGGCTCTCACTTGACGGTGGTAGTTATTTTATATAGTACTCTGTTTTTTATGTATGTACAGCCCAAATCAAGTCACTCTTTTGAGACTGATAAAATGGCCTCTGTGTTCTACACCTTGGTAATCCCCATGCTGAATCCAATTATCTACAGCTTGAgaaacaaagaagtaaaagatgCCCTTCAGAAGCTATGGAAAAAATGTGTGTAAACCTTGTACTTGAAATGCAATATAAAGTGGAGGTAGCCTAAAAGCAGGaagcttgcctaacatgcacatcCATGCTTAAAATCCTGAGTCCTACAAGAATTAGACCCAAACTGTGTGTTTAATAAATTTGATTATATACAAGTGCATATAACATGTACTGGATTTGTAAATGCATTGGACTGAAAAGGCATAgtgaatttgaaatgtttttcaatATTCAGTTTATAAATACTGGCTCTCATTTGGTATTAATCTTGTTTTCACAAGTTCCATGCTAGTGCCTGAATTCTGCCACTCTCCTTACATTGACTCTGCCCCTGGTGAAATGGAAAAGACATATTCATGTTTGTACCTCACCTGAGACTTTCATTTGGCCAAAGATGTCTTAATGTATTGCAATGTGCAGTTTTTCTTTCCTATGTGACATCCATATAGAAGTACATATCATGTACTGACATgctaatatgtaaaaatattatcCCTGTTCTATGTTCTATATATATGCTTTGCAAAGAGTATTGATATAATACTAAATAATGAAAAGCATAAACAAGATCTGATCCATTTATATGATTCTTGAATATCTGCACAGAGAAATCAAAACACAGGCGAAAGCAGAGGCATCTGAATATCAGTGTTTGCGCTCACATTTTTACAGCAGCCAGAACAAGAAACAAGTGTCACTGCCTAACAGCAGCTGGATGGAAAAAGACATGTGATCCACATACACAATTATCTTGGGCATGAAGAAGAGGGGAATTATGTCAGAAATGAACATTTACAGCACTGGAAATCATCgttttaagcaaaataagccaaacTCATAAAGATGAGTATTGCATAATTCATCTTATGTGGAATTTTTTCAAACTTATAAAAGTAGAAACGACCATtaggaaatagaaagtagaacaGTAGGCAGGGAAGGTGGATGAGAGTGTGTTATATGATAGTAAGTAAATAACATCAAAggatcatacatatatacacacgtgtatgtatatatgtgtgtgtatgccacactcacagtgtgtagtgtgtgtgaaaatataatgaaaaatattgttttgtaaaaATTCACATGTATtaacaaaatcaataaatgtatcAATAATTAGTAGACTTGATGGTCTATTAAGTCTCTTATAAATAATTGCCGCCTTTATTTCCATttagtatttacattttaaacaaagacaTGTATGATTGGATTCAGGAAGCAAACATTCAAGTGCAAACAGATACTGCTTAAACATGAGTTGAACAAAGGcaacaacagacatgccaaagAGAACAGGGGAAAACCCCAAGTTCTCAAGATTAGGAAAAGAGAAgttctcagggaagagcacagcaattGATTATCTaacaccaagtggtcagccctgaacacatacataaaaatattattttatcaactgagaaaattctttttagatatgtatgtacatatacatgtatgcatgaaacaattaatgaaaaagaggcaatgaatttgaaagagaaaaaggaatatgTGAGAAGTTTTAGAGGGtggaaggaaaatgagaaatgcTCTaagtatattataatttcaaaaaggaaagaaaaaaatgaatgatataaaaagaaagattgcTCATAAGCTATCAAAGGAATTATgagctaaaattttaaatgtaaataaagttTAGTATACACATAGAATATGTTCATAATAGCAAAGATAAATTATCCACAGATGTCACAGATAGACTTCATTCTTGTTCTGGAAACCACTTCATCTGCCATGGTGAGACCCTCAAGCACAGCTTAGTTCCCCAATGTTTGCTGAAGGCACACCAGCTTCAGATGGCTGCCATATGAACCTAACATACCGGCATTCTCTATATCTCCCACACCCATGATAACTAGCACTCATGAGTGATTTTTCATATAAACAAAGCTCTTTGTACTCTGATTATCATTGAAGAGCTAACCTTACTATGTAGCCATTAAAATGTCAGGTATACCTCAATAAAGCCAACCTGTGAAGTTATATTCCTTCctacttttgatttttctttcttgatgacAAGTAGAGTGCTGTACTGGTTCAGGTCACCATTCATGTGTGTTAGCCCCAAACACAGTTGAGAATATTAAGATGGTAGGTGAAGAGTTCAAAAAAGAGCACTGAGTTTAAGAAGATCTGAGagtgacaaaataaatttaatcagaatacattgtattaaaatatcaaagaTTTATTAATTCCTTTGATTAACAAGAGACCCGAGCCAAAGTGTGAGGACTTCAGACAAGTGTGGAGAGCTGAGAATATAAACAACTATAAACTTGCCATGAAGGTGAGAGACATGGCCTTGAGGCTGAAGAGAAGAGTTTGGAGCCTCtaccatcaaaataaaaaatggaggaCTGTATGACCCAGTTATTTCAGTTCAGGTTGtatatataaaggaaataaaatttaagcatATTTAAGAAATACTGGTAACCCATGATAATGAAGATTTTTGTAACCTAATGCACATAAATAGATGAATGGTTAAACAATatttgtatgatgtgtgtgtgtctatgtataatGTTCTGTTATTTGTTGCAAAATAAATAGATCTGGACCATGATTTGTAATATGATACAACTCAAACACTCAAAGACAAATATGAAAGTTCCTTCACATATAAGAAAACTAGAAAAGTGAATCAACATAAATTACTAGATTGTGTGAAGGACAGAGGTGAGTTCAAAATTTCTACATCTCTAGATTGCAAAGCTATATGTCTCAATGACCTActaaaatctatattaattacttttctgctgCTACGATAAAAATCTGCAATCAAAGTGatgagtccatcatggtggagaagtgGGAGGCAAGATGGTTAGAAAAAAAGCTGAAGTCTCACATCTCAAACACCAAGACCAAGCatggagagagagatacatatataaagagagagggggggagacagagagacagagagagagacagagagagacagagacagagagagaga
This window contains:
- the LOC119819046 gene encoding olfactory receptor 8K3-like, with product MEKQNLSVLNEFVLMGVTDLPELQAPFFVLFFLIYVASMVGNLGMIILTKLDNRLQTPMYFFLRHLAFIDFGYSTAVGPKMLVNFVTRENTIPYNWCAIQLSLFIFFIISELFVLAAMAYDRYVAICSPLLYTVIMSQKVCWVLVIIPYLFSAFLSLITTIKIFISSFCGHNVISHFYCDSLPLLTLICSGTRDIELIILIFSAFNLVSSLSVVLVSYILILVAIIRMNSAEGRHKAFSTCGSHLTVVVILYSTLFFMYVQPKSSHSFETDKMASVFYTLVIPMLNPIIYSLRNKEVKDALQKLWKKCV
- the LOC119818801 gene encoding olfactory receptor 8J3-like — translated: MAPGNLTHVTEFILMGVSDRPDLQVPLFFVFLVIYTLTAAGNLGIITLTTVDSRLQTPMYFFLRHLAVINLGNSTVIAPKMLVNFLVSKKTTLYYECATQLGGFLVFIVAEIFMLAVMAYDRYVAICNPLLYMVVVSRHVCLLLVSLTYFFSFFTAIVVTPCVFSVSYCSSNVINHFYCDNVPLLALSCSDTYIPETVVFFFSGTNLFFSMTIVLISYFNIILAILRIRSSEGRKKAFSTCASHMMAVTVFYGTLLFMYLQPRTNHSLDTDKMASVFYTLVIPMLNPVIYSFRNKDVKCALKEFLKNPCLRFNLT